One stretch of Thermomicrobiales bacterium DNA includes these proteins:
- the tuf gene encoding elongation factor Tu, with translation MGKQKFERTKPHVNVGTIGHVDHGKTTLTAAITKTLSLRGEAAFRSFDSIDNAPEERERGITIAIAHVEYETDKRHYAHVDCPGHADFIKNMITGAAQMDGAILVVSAPDGPMPQTREHILLARQVEVPAIVVFLNKVDMMDDPELLELVELEVRELLSTYQFPGDEIPIIRGSGLAALSSESKDPTSPEYAPIWELMNAVDDYIPTPERAIDQPFLMPIEDVFGIKGRGTVVTGRVDRGVVKVGDEIEIVGLGEQRKVVATGVEMFQKTLDEGVAGDNVGVLLRGVERTDVERGQVLCKPGSIKPHTKFAAEVYVLGKEEGGRHTPFFNGYRPQFYIRTTDVTGSIQLPDGVEMVMPGDNIQMTVELITPVACEEGLRFAIREGGRTVGAGVVTSIIE, from the coding sequence GTGGGTAAGCAGAAATTCGAGCGCACGAAGCCGCATGTCAACGTCGGGACGATCGGGCACGTCGACCATGGGAAGACGACCTTGACGGCGGCGATCACCAAGACGTTGTCGTTGCGGGGCGAAGCGGCCTTCCGCAGCTTCGATTCGATCGACAACGCGCCGGAAGAGCGGGAGCGGGGCATCACGATCGCGATTGCGCACGTGGAGTACGAAACCGACAAGCGGCACTACGCGCATGTGGACTGCCCGGGGCACGCCGACTTCATCAAGAACATGATCACCGGGGCGGCGCAGATGGACGGAGCGATCCTGGTGGTGTCGGCGCCGGACGGGCCGATGCCGCAGACGCGGGAGCACATCTTGCTGGCGCGGCAGGTGGAAGTGCCGGCGATCGTCGTCTTCCTGAACAAAGTCGACATGATGGACGACCCGGAGCTGCTGGAGCTGGTGGAGCTGGAAGTGCGGGAGTTGTTGAGCACGTATCAGTTCCCGGGGGACGAGATTCCCATCATCCGGGGATCGGGGTTGGCGGCGCTGTCGAGTGAGAGCAAGGACCCGACCTCGCCGGAGTACGCGCCGATCTGGGAGCTGATGAATGCGGTCGACGACTACATTCCGACGCCGGAGCGGGCGATCGACCAGCCGTTCCTGATGCCGATCGAAGACGTCTTCGGGATCAAGGGACGTGGCACCGTGGTGACGGGGCGGGTCGACCGAGGCGTGGTCAAAGTGGGAGATGAAATCGAAATCGTCGGGTTGGGCGAGCAGCGCAAGGTTGTGGCCACCGGGGTGGAGATGTTCCAGAAGACGTTGGACGAAGGGGTGGCCGGAGACAACGTTGGGGTGCTGTTGCGCGGAGTGGAGCGGACGGATGTGGAGCGGGGGCAGGTGCTGTGCAAACCGGGCAGCATCAAACCGCACACGAAGTTTGCCGCCGAGGTGTATGTGCTGGGCAAGGAAGAAGGGGGACGGCACACGCCGTTCTTCAATGGATACCGGCCGCAGTTCTACATTCGGACCACGGACGTGACGGGGAGCATCCAGTTGCCGGACGGAGTCGAGATGGTGATGCCGGGCGACAACATCCAGATGACGGTGGAGCTGATCACGCCGGTGGCGTGCGAGGAAGGGTTGCGGTTCGCGATCCGGGAAGGCGGGCGCACCGTCGGCGCTGGTGTCGTCACCTCGATCATCGAGTAA
- the rpmG gene encoding 50S ribosomal protein L33: MAKKSKADRHTITLECTTCRERNYTTEKNRRNDPGRLELKKFCVRCKSHQLHRETR, from the coding sequence ATGGCAAAGAAGTCGAAGGCCGACCGGCATACGATCACGCTCGAGTGCACGACGTGCCGCGAACGGAACTACACGACTGAGAAGAACCGGCGAAACGATCCGGGTCGGCTGGAACTGAAGAAGTTCTGCGTGCGCTGCAAATCGCACCAGTTGCACCGGGAAACCCGTTAG
- the rplK gene encoding 50S ribosomal protein L11 — MAKRIRAYVKLQIPAGKATPAPPVGPALGQHGVAIMNFVKEYNERTANMAGQTVPVLITVYEDRSFTFVTKTPPASDLLRRAAGIEKGSANAPGRKVGKVTQDQVREIAETKMKDLNAIDIEGAMRQIEGTAHSMGIEVVA, encoded by the coding sequence TTGGCAAAGCGTATTCGTGCATATGTGAAACTTCAGATTCCAGCGGGCAAGGCGACGCCGGCCCCGCCGGTTGGTCCTGCCTTGGGCCAGCACGGTGTCGCGATCATGAACTTCGTCAAGGAGTACAACGAGCGCACCGCCAACATGGCTGGTCAGACCGTTCCGGTGCTGATCACCGTTTATGAGGACCGTTCCTTCACGTTCGTTACCAAGACGCCGCCGGCATCCGACCTGCTGCGCCGTGCTGCCGGCATCGAAAAGGGTTCCGCGAACGCACCGGGACGCAAGGTCGGCAAGGTCACGCAGGATCAGGTCCGTGAGATCGCCGAGACGAAGATGAAGGATCTCAACGCCATCGATATCGAAGGCGCCATGCGGCAGATCGAGGGCACCGCGCACTCGATGGGTATCGAGGTCGTCGCCTAA
- the secE gene encoding preprotein translocase subunit SecE — protein MSTAQRRSATKPRRTATKTKEVAPEGVAAEEQRPGESLSRPPKPAPPKEVDPAKPRSGLSLRMERIRQLMRDTWSEIKKITWPDGDTVRRLTALVLAMAFVLGLLLGGIDYLLLRVFDALT, from the coding sequence ATGAGCACAGCTCAGCGCCGGTCTGCCACGAAGCCGCGCCGTACAGCGACAAAGACCAAAGAGGTGGCGCCCGAGGGCGTTGCGGCTGAGGAGCAGCGTCCGGGGGAGAGTCTCTCTCGACCGCCGAAACCGGCCCCACCGAAGGAAGTCGATCCGGCGAAGCCGCGAAGCGGTCTTTCACTTCGCATGGAGCGCATTCGGCAACTCATGCGCGACACCTGGTCGGAGATCAAGAAGATCACCTGGCCGGATGGCGATACCGTGCGCCGGTTGACCGCGCTCGTCTTGGCGATGGCCTTCGTGCTTGGACTGCTGCTGGGCGGGATCGACTACCTGCTCCTCAGGGTCTTCGACGCGCTGACGTAG
- the nusG gene encoding transcription termination/antitermination protein NusG, producing MEGAWYVLHTYSGYENKVKKSIESRVESLDLGERVYEIVVPTQEEIEIRSGQRHTVQRKVFPGYVLVRMELDDETWYALRNTPGVTGFVSINNKPVPLGEREVQAIMTGMTAEAPKVKIAFQLGDTVRIVDGPFADFRGEIDEINQEKGKIRVLVSFFGRETPVELDFLQAERES from the coding sequence CTGGAAGGCGCCTGGTACGTTCTGCATACCTATTCCGGATATGAGAACAAGGTCAAGAAGTCGATCGAGAGCCGGGTCGAATCGCTCGATCTCGGCGAGCGCGTCTATGAGATCGTGGTTCCGACTCAGGAAGAGATCGAGATCCGCAGCGGTCAACGTCACACCGTGCAGCGCAAGGTCTTTCCTGGCTACGTGCTGGTTCGCATGGAGCTGGATGACGAGACCTGGTACGCGCTGCGGAACACGCCGGGCGTGACCGGTTTCGTGAGCATCAACAACAAGCCGGTGCCACTTGGAGAGCGGGAGGTGCAGGCGATCATGACCGGCATGACGGCGGAGGCGCCGAAGGTCAAGATCGCGTTCCAGCTTGGTGACACCGTGCGCATCGTCGATGGTCCGTTCGCCGATTTCCGTGGCGAGATCGACGAGATCAATCAGGAAAAAGGCAAGATTCGAGTCCTTGTATCGTTCTTCGGCCGTGAAACACCGGTCGAACTCGACTTTTTGCAGGCGGAGCGAGAGTCCTAG
- a CDS encoding PQQ-binding-like beta-propeller repeat protein: MPGPALDAERVAPVWEFMTGDEVWSSPVISEGVVFIGSDDHRLYAIDAADGAVRWNFETGASIFSTPAVSGDLVVVGSDDGRVYAVERASGNLAWQFEAGAGVWSSAAIDAGVAYIGCENSKLYALDLLAGEPIWTADTEDRIRSSPTVAGGAVFVGNNDGHLYVVAAETGEVVAKIPTDGSVRSSAALADDTLVFGSLDGRVFALSAFNGEVLWIAETNGPVESSPAIADGVVFFGSRDGTLAARTLHDGTELWSFPIGDEVRSSPAVCGGIVTVGCMDGRVIAFDATTGIERWSFHTDGRVYSSPAVSGGMVFVGSTDGRVLALGAEV; this comes from the coding sequence ATGCCAGGCCCTGCCTTGGACGCCGAGCGTGTGGCTCCTGTCTGGGAGTTCATGACTGGAGATGAGGTGTGGTCGTCTCCGGTGATTTCCGAAGGTGTTGTCTTTATCGGCAGCGACGATCACCGGCTGTATGCGATCGACGCCGCTGACGGGGCCGTGCGATGGAACTTCGAGACTGGCGCAAGCATCTTCTCGACACCGGCAGTATCGGGAGACCTGGTGGTCGTTGGCAGTGACGACGGCAGGGTTTATGCGGTGGAGAGGGCGTCCGGCAACCTGGCCTGGCAATTCGAGGCCGGCGCTGGGGTCTGGTCATCTGCCGCGATCGATGCCGGAGTTGCCTACATCGGATGCGAGAACAGCAAGCTGTATGCGCTCGACCTGCTCGCCGGAGAGCCGATTTGGACGGCTGATACCGAGGATCGCATTCGATCTTCACCGACGGTTGCCGGAGGAGCGGTATTCGTTGGCAACAACGACGGGCATCTCTATGTCGTCGCAGCAGAGACCGGCGAGGTCGTCGCGAAGATTCCCACCGACGGCTCGGTACGATCCTCGGCCGCCCTTGCTGACGATACGCTCGTGTTCGGAAGTCTCGATGGTCGAGTGTTCGCGCTGAGCGCGTTCAACGGCGAGGTTCTTTGGATAGCGGAGACAAACGGACCCGTGGAGAGTTCACCAGCAATTGCCGACGGTGTTGTGTTCTTTGGCAGCCGCGATGGGACTCTGGCGGCGCGTACGCTCCATGATGGAACCGAACTGTGGTCTTTCCCCATCGGTGACGAGGTCCGCTCATCACCTGCCGTTTGTGGAGGTATCGTGACCGTGGGGTGCATGGACGGACGTGTGATCGCATTCGATGCGACGACGGGCATCGAACGATGGAGTTTTCACACAGACGGCCGGGTTTACTCATCGCCCGCAGTTTCGGGTGGAATGGTGTTTGTCGGGTCGACTGATGGTCGAGTATTGGCCTTGGGGGCCGAAGTCTGA
- the rplA gene encoding 50S ribosomal protein L1, which translates to MPKSGKNAVAARAKINRETLYSPEEAIALMREASFAKFDETVEMHARLGIDPRQADQAVRTTVTLPHGTGSTVRVLVFAQGEAARIAEEAGADFVGGDELVARINDGWVDFDAAIATADMMGKVGTLGRVLGRRGLMPNPRSGTVVRAPEDLPDVIKDLKGGRVEFRNDRLGIVHTVIGKKRFTDDELKENLLAFVDALNRAKPSGVKGVYLKSLALASTMGPGIRLDIGKTLAEAEGSAR; encoded by the coding sequence ATGCCGAAGAGCGGCAAGAACGCGGTTGCGGCCCGCGCGAAAATCAACCGCGAGACGCTCTATTCCCCCGAAGAAGCAATCGCGCTGATGCGCGAAGCCTCATTCGCGAAGTTCGACGAAACCGTCGAGATGCATGCCCGACTGGGTATCGATCCGCGTCAGGCCGACCAGGCCGTGCGCACCACGGTAACCTTGCCGCACGGCACGGGAAGCACGGTGCGCGTGCTCGTCTTCGCTCAAGGTGAAGCCGCGCGCATTGCCGAGGAAGCGGGCGCCGACTTCGTTGGTGGCGATGAGTTGGTCGCCAGGATCAACGATGGCTGGGTCGATTTCGACGCCGCCATCGCAACGGCTGACATGATGGGCAAGGTCGGCACGCTCGGTCGCGTGCTCGGACGCCGCGGCCTCATGCCGAACCCGCGCTCTGGCACGGTCGTGCGCGCGCCGGAAGACCTCCCGGATGTGATCAAGGACCTGAAGGGGGGGCGTGTCGAGTTCCGCAATGACCGGCTGGGTATCGTGCATACCGTCATCGGCAAGAAGCGGTTCACGGACGACGAACTCAAGGAAAACCTGCTGGCGTTCGTTGACGCGCTCAACCGGGCCAAGCCATCGGGAGTCAAGGGCGTGTACTTGAAGTCGCTGGCCCTTGCGAGTACGATGGGCCCCGGCATTCGACTGGACATCGGCAAGACGCTTGCCGAAGCCGAAGGCTCTGCTCGCTAG